From the Photobacterium sp. GJ3 genome, one window contains:
- a CDS encoding PLP-dependent aminotransferase family protein — MKYKQLAAQYISAIQSGKLAAPSRMPSLRQFSQLHQVSMTTTLNCYQHLESQGWIVAKPQSGYFVAKRGTHRQPALARFESRMTSAAEYQASEEWGSQGQAPESQHAGPLGYSRFEADAVLAKQLEQSFRRAHQRLGERMNFYPAPQGEQITRTVLSQHFAPYGFHFQPDQLVITNGCMDAIRAAIEVCTQPGDAIAISSPCFNGLLTLLREMSRNIVEIPSVESGIDLDQLEYHMQQGTIQAGLFCTTHMNPQGITMTPEQKQRLARMAAQYQVPVIEDDVYMELPHNNTVPLPAKYYDQAGYILWCGSVSKTLAASYRLGWCLPGRYFESYLRRFAAGCFGVSLPVQLAIADFIDNGQYSRSLKHRRFALLANKRRYIEYLEQALPGEVRISDPAGGMVLWLQIPALNLARFKHLLQAVQLDIRLGALFTSRDLYRDCLRINIGYALPEPGEPENATQQALDALTQLLKQAMQTQDAACAITETRNGDIAETISE; from the coding sequence ATGAAGTATAAGCAGCTTGCAGCGCAGTACATCTCAGCGATTCAGTCGGGCAAGCTGGCTGCACCGAGCCGGATGCCGTCGCTGCGTCAGTTTTCTCAGTTGCATCAGGTGAGCATGACGACCACGCTCAACTGCTACCAGCATCTTGAATCACAGGGGTGGATCGTCGCCAAACCTCAGTCGGGTTACTTTGTCGCAAAGCGGGGCACCCATCGCCAGCCCGCGCTTGCCCGGTTTGAAAGCCGGATGACTTCGGCTGCGGAATATCAGGCTTCTGAAGAATGGGGTTCACAGGGACAGGCGCCCGAAAGTCAGCATGCGGGTCCTTTGGGATATTCCCGGTTTGAAGCGGATGCCGTGCTGGCAAAGCAGCTGGAACAGAGTTTTCGCCGCGCTCACCAGCGATTGGGCGAACGGATGAATTTCTATCCTGCACCTCAGGGCGAGCAGATCACACGCACTGTTCTGTCGCAGCACTTTGCACCTTACGGTTTTCATTTTCAGCCGGATCAACTGGTGATCACCAATGGCTGTATGGATGCAATCCGGGCTGCAATCGAGGTTTGTACCCAGCCCGGTGATGCCATTGCAATCAGCTCCCCCTGCTTTAATGGATTGCTGACATTATTGCGGGAAATGTCGCGCAATATCGTTGAAATTCCGTCGGTGGAAAGTGGTATCGATTTAGACCAACTGGAATATCACATGCAGCAGGGGACGATTCAGGCTGGCTTGTTCTGTACCACACACATGAATCCGCAGGGCATTACGATGACGCCAGAACAGAAACAACGTCTGGCCCGGATGGCCGCGCAATATCAGGTGCCTGTGATTGAAGACGATGTATATATGGAGTTGCCGCACAACAATACGGTGCCCTTACCGGCGAAATATTATGATCAGGCGGGTTACATCTTGTGGTGTGGTTCGGTGTCGAAAACACTGGCGGCCAGTTACCGTTTAGGCTGGTGTTTGCCGGGGCGCTATTTCGAATCTTATCTGCGTCGCTTCGCGGCCGGATGTTTCGGCGTATCGTTGCCAGTGCAACTGGCCATTGCCGACTTTATCGATAACGGCCAATACAGTCGTTCTCTCAAACATCGCCGGTTTGCATTGCTGGCTAATAAACGCCGTTATATCGAATATCTGGAACAGGCGTTACCAGGGGAAGTCAGAATCAGCGACCCGGCAGGCGGTATGGTGCTGTGGTTGCAAATTCCGGCACTGAACCTGGCACGATTCAAACATCTTTTGCAGGCAGTCCAATTGGATATCCGGCTCGGAGCGCTGTTCACCAGTCGTGATTTGTACCGGGATTGTTTACGGATCAACATTGGGTATGCATTACCGGAACCGGGTGAACCCGAAAACGCCACCCAGCAAGCGCTGGATGCACTTACTCAGCTGTTGAAACAGGCGATGCAGACACAAGACGCTGCCTGCGCCATCACAGAAACCCGCAACGGTGACATTGCGGAGACAATTTCAGAATGA
- a CDS encoding gamma-glutamyl-gamma-aminobutyrate hydrolase family protein (Members of this family of hydrolases with an active site Cys residue belong to MEROPS family C26.) — MKVHFVMHESFEGPGALLQWVDQRNYSTSYSRVYLEEALPEQVDEIDLLIVLGGPQSPSTTQESCAYFDAKAEIQLIQRVVATGKPVVGFCLGAQLLGEAFGASYTRSPEPEVGCFPIVINKHARLDRKFEGFPAQLVVGHWHNDMPGLTPECQVLATSLGCPRQIVRYSSQAYGFQCHPEFTRESIAGLIEHSGADLEGAGIRPFIQTAEVLLSVDYSEMNRALFGFMDALVAESQLNARI, encoded by the coding sequence ATGAAAGTACATTTTGTCATGCACGAATCATTTGAAGGGCCGGGCGCGCTGCTGCAATGGGTCGATCAGCGCAATTACTCTACATCCTATTCGCGGGTTTATCTGGAAGAAGCTCTACCGGAGCAGGTGGATGAGATTGATTTACTGATTGTTCTGGGCGGGCCGCAAAGTCCATCGACAACCCAGGAAAGCTGTGCTTATTTTGATGCAAAAGCAGAGATTCAGCTCATTCAGCGGGTTGTGGCTACCGGGAAACCTGTGGTGGGTTTCTGCCTCGGGGCACAGTTGCTGGGAGAGGCTTTTGGTGCGTCATACACGCGAAGCCCTGAGCCGGAAGTCGGATGTTTCCCGATTGTCATCAACAAACATGCCCGGCTGGACCGGAAATTCGAAGGCTTTCCGGCACAACTGGTTGTTGGCCACTGGCACAATGATATGCCGGGTTTAACACCAGAGTGTCAGGTGCTGGCGACGAGTCTGGGTTGTCCGCGCCAGATTGTCCGCTACTCGTCGCAGGCTTATGGCTTTCAGTGTCATCCTGAGTTTACCCGTGAATCCATTGCCGGTTTGATTGAACATTCAGGCGCCGATCTCGAAGGTGCTGGCATTCGCCCTTTCATTCAGACTGCAGAAGTGCTGCTCAGTGTTGACTACAGCGAGATGAACCGTGCACTGTTTGGATTTATGGATGCGCTGGTGGCGGAATCACAGTTGAATGCCCGTATCTGA
- a CDS encoding DUF2861 family protein has product MSGSMACFGVRWLALLATLFAPLTLQAGWFRATPLQPVYQALMNEETTLAWQELQLVLRQSESVDVPAERWRPLFQQILNQSECGRRLTGTQKIRPASGQPQVTLVIQHKMNLNQDVYQLKIAMEGLSQPTQVSLSDRDGKHWLNGNLSPAESGYAELESQDGVQPIPEGEYLLSVGSQRHVLILATQWSGTPASPVMIDPDDSSASPFQFSASPAMQDERCQRSRRLWQWLDAEYRLIAPMEAVRMDRQNRAILPESFPESANWLSAVVSERYFQGEIEVETISRATLPVRYLPHRGH; this is encoded by the coding sequence ATGAGCGGCAGTATGGCTTGTTTCGGCGTCCGTTGGCTGGCGTTACTCGCCACGCTCTTCGCACCGCTCACCCTTCAGGCAGGGTGGTTCAGAGCAACACCGTTGCAACCGGTGTATCAGGCGCTGATGAATGAAGAGACGACACTGGCCTGGCAGGAATTGCAGCTGGTTTTGCGGCAATCTGAATCCGTCGATGTGCCCGCTGAACGATGGCGGCCCCTGTTTCAACAGATCCTGAACCAGAGTGAGTGCGGCCGCCGTTTGACCGGTACTCAGAAGATCCGCCCGGCATCCGGCCAGCCACAGGTCACGCTGGTGATTCAGCACAAAATGAATCTGAATCAGGACGTTTATCAGCTCAAGATTGCGATGGAGGGGCTCAGCCAGCCCACTCAGGTGTCGTTGTCTGATCGTGACGGAAAACACTGGCTGAATGGCAATCTGTCTCCTGCAGAATCGGGCTATGCCGAACTCGAGAGTCAGGACGGGGTTCAGCCCATTCCTGAGGGGGAGTATCTGCTCAGCGTGGGCAGTCAGCGTCATGTCTTGATTCTGGCAACCCAATGGTCCGGAACGCCAGCGTCTCCGGTCATGATAGACCCTGATGATTCATCTGCGAGCCCGTTTCAATTTTCGGCATCACCAGCGATGCAGGATGAGCGTTGTCAGCGCTCGCGCCGATTATGGCAATGGCTGGATGCAGAATATAGGTTGATTGCACCGATGGAAGCAGTGCGCATGGATCGTCAGAATCGAGCAATTCTGCCAGAAAGTTTTCCTGAGTCGGCAAACTGGTTGAGTGCGGTCGTTTCTGAACGTTATTTTCAGGGTGAGATCGAAGTTGAAACGATCAGTCGCGCGACGTTACCTGTCCGTTATCTGCCACATCGGGGCCATTGA
- a CDS encoding MATE family efflux transporter: MSDKQKKFLEGPINKALISLAIPIILTNVLQSAYQFTDAFWVGRLGASEVAAVSVSMPVTFLVIALGSGLAMAGATLSAQYMGAGQYEKVNHVAAQTMLMVAFTSVILGLSGYLLSPYFLMLLGVSEQVYGDALKFMHVSFIGVIFVFLFAMFQSLMRGIGQIKIPLMIVFGTVVLNFFLDPLFIFGWGMFPGLGVMGAALATLVTQSIAAVLGLIVFLRGRHGIQLEWRNFIPDFVYIRKAFFLGVPGSVELSARALGTIILSFLVASFGTVTIASYGVGANILQFVMIPAMGLSMAVSTLVGQNMGAGQIERAEKVTLLGTLWGLMGLTLIGVLVYVFAPQVIAIFIPDDSEVIQAGAQFLRTMCLTWGGIGIQLCVVSAFRASGNMQNAMMVALVSQWMVQFPIAYVLSKHTTLQEQGIWWSFAVTNVVVAIFAFCWFRRGTWKKGRMTDEEQQIVHVCDEALIEKGNQ, translated from the coding sequence ATGTCTGATAAGCAGAAAAAATTTCTGGAAGGACCGATTAACAAAGCGCTGATTTCACTGGCGATTCCCATTATTCTCACCAATGTATTGCAGTCTGCCTATCAGTTTACCGATGCGTTCTGGGTGGGCCGGCTCGGAGCCTCTGAAGTCGCGGCAGTGTCTGTAAGTATGCCCGTGACTTTTCTGGTGATTGCCTTGGGTTCCGGCTTAGCAATGGCAGGTGCTACTTTGTCTGCGCAATATATGGGCGCGGGACAATATGAAAAAGTGAATCATGTTGCTGCCCAAACCATGCTGATGGTAGCTTTTACATCCGTGATACTGGGTCTCTCGGGTTATCTGCTCTCCCCTTATTTTCTGATGTTGCTTGGGGTCAGTGAGCAAGTTTATGGTGATGCACTGAAGTTCATGCATGTGTCATTTATCGGCGTGATTTTTGTGTTCCTCTTCGCCATGTTTCAGTCACTGATGCGGGGAATAGGGCAAATTAAAATCCCGCTGATGATCGTGTTCGGAACCGTCGTCCTGAACTTCTTTCTCGATCCCTTGTTCATTTTCGGATGGGGCATGTTCCCGGGCCTGGGTGTGATGGGCGCAGCGCTTGCGACGCTGGTCACTCAGTCGATCGCAGCTGTACTCGGCTTGATTGTGTTTTTACGGGGCAGGCATGGCATCCAACTGGAGTGGCGGAATTTCATTCCGGATTTTGTTTATATCCGGAAGGCTTTCTTTTTGGGAGTACCGGGCTCCGTTGAGTTGTCGGCTCGCGCGCTGGGGACCATTATTTTGTCTTTTTTGGTGGCCAGTTTCGGCACCGTGACCATTGCCTCTTACGGGGTTGGCGCGAATATCCTTCAGTTCGTGATGATTCCTGCGATGGGCTTGTCGATGGCTGTTTCAACCCTGGTCGGTCAGAACATGGGTGCCGGCCAGATCGAACGGGCTGAAAAAGTCACCTTGCTCGGCACCCTGTGGGGATTGATGGGCCTGACGCTGATTGGTGTGCTGGTGTATGTGTTCGCACCACAGGTGATTGCGATATTTATTCCGGATGACTCCGAGGTCATTCAGGCGGGGGCGCAGTTTCTCAGAACCATGTGCCTGACCTGGGGCGGGATTGGGATTCAGTTGTGTGTGGTTTCAGCGTTTCGTGCGTCCGGCAATATGCAGAACGCCATGATGGTGGCCCTGGTGTCACAATGGATGGTTCAGTTTCCGATCGCTTATGTTCTGTCGAAGCACACCACGCTGCAGGAGCAGGGTATTTGGTGGTCTTTCGCGGTGACGAATGTTGTGGTCGCTATTTTTGCTTTCTGCTGGTTTCGGCGCGGAACCTGGAAAAAAGGCCGGATGACGGACGAAGAACAGCAAATCGTTCATGTGTGTGATGAAGCCTTGATTGAGAAGGGGAATCAGTAG
- a CDS encoding helix-turn-helix domain-containing protein produces the protein MTKNTGNQTKQAVNSNTLLSQYPDHPVLINRIEMAKGFHDANHSHDWHQVLYPSRGLLKTRTDSHHFYIPHHRALFIPAGVSHASDVIREATFIGLYLNPSQINALPKVSQPIEVSPFFRALILKLVQVVDPAQPITQPLLNLLAVFADELRAKKDSALELPMPADRRLQPIVNALTEQPDSQKTLQTWAEETGATERTLSRLFKKEVHLTFPQWRQRLRLMSSLNLLEKGDSVQDVAHQIGYQSVSAFIEAFRLAFKQTPQQFKTESRQQAAY, from the coding sequence ATGACAAAAAATACCGGCAATCAGACAAAGCAAGCGGTGAATAGTAACACCTTGCTCTCGCAATACCCGGACCATCCTGTCCTGATCAATCGGATTGAAATGGCGAAAGGCTTCCATGACGCCAATCACAGCCATGACTGGCATCAGGTACTTTACCCATCCAGGGGCCTTCTGAAAACGAGGACAGATTCCCATCATTTTTATATCCCGCATCACAGAGCCCTGTTTATTCCGGCGGGCGTCAGTCATGCATCGGATGTGATCCGGGAAGCGACTTTCATTGGCCTGTACCTGAATCCGTCACAAATCAACGCATTACCCAAGGTGAGCCAGCCCATTGAGGTCAGCCCGTTTTTCCGGGCGTTGATCCTGAAGCTGGTTCAGGTCGTTGATCCTGCTCAGCCGATCACGCAACCGCTCCTGAATTTACTGGCGGTATTTGCCGACGAGCTCCGGGCAAAAAAAGACAGTGCGCTGGAACTGCCAATGCCTGCCGATCGCCGGTTACAACCGATAGTCAACGCACTGACTGAACAGCCGGACAGCCAGAAAACACTTCAGACATGGGCTGAAGAAACAGGCGCAACCGAGCGAACACTGTCTCGCCTGTTCAAAAAAGAAGTTCACCTGACCTTTCCGCAATGGCGCCAGCGGCTCCGCCTGATGAGTTCGCTCAATTTACTGGAGAAAGGAGATTCCGTTCAGGATGTTGCGCATCAGATTGGTTATCAATCTGTGTCCGCATTTATTGAAGCGTTCCGTCTGGCGTTTAAACAAACCCCGCAGCAATTCAAAACGGAATCCCGTCAGCAGGCTGCCTACTGA
- a CDS encoding M14 family metallocarboxypeptidase gives MSSKRTYPIGTPGQKWTMKEKAEWLAQLTIQRSYQDEVVTRIEALKNRFDVLQYGALSYDTEKYPLLAIKSKQWQDHKPTILVTGGVHGYETSGVHGAIQFVDQKAEHYSQFFNILVAPCVSPWGYETINRWNPNAVDPNRSFYDNSPAEESAALMKLVKDQGVEIRAHIDLHETTDTDETEFRPALAARDGVEYIPGTIPDGFYVVGDTDNPHDAFQKAIIDEVRKVTHIAPPDDEGNIIGSPVSQEGVIDYPLKKLGLCAGLSDCQYTSTTEVYPDSPLVTPSACNDAQVAAIVGALEYIIRQQ, from the coding sequence ATGAGCAGTAAGCGTACCTACCCTATCGGCACGCCAGGCCAGAAGTGGACCATGAAAGAAAAAGCGGAATGGCTGGCGCAGCTCACCATTCAGCGATCTTATCAGGATGAAGTGGTGACCCGGATCGAAGCCCTGAAAAACCGCTTCGATGTACTTCAATATGGTGCACTCTCTTACGACACCGAGAAGTATCCTCTGTTGGCCATCAAATCCAAGCAATGGCAGGACCATAAACCGACGATTCTGGTCACAGGTGGCGTGCATGGTTACGAAACCAGCGGCGTTCACGGTGCCATCCAGTTTGTCGATCAGAAAGCCGAGCATTACAGCCAGTTCTTCAACATTCTGGTTGCACCCTGCGTGAGTCCCTGGGGCTACGAAACCATCAACCGATGGAACCCGAATGCCGTTGATCCGAACCGCTCGTTTTACGATAACAGCCCTGCTGAAGAATCAGCCGCACTGATGAAGCTGGTTAAAGATCAGGGTGTTGAGATTCGGGCGCACATTGATCTGCACGAAACTACGGATACCGATGAAACCGAATTCCGCCCCGCACTCGCTGCCCGTGACGGGGTTGAATATATTCCGGGCACTATTCCGGACGGTTTCTATGTGGTTGGCGATACCGACAACCCACACGACGCTTTCCAGAAAGCCATCATTGATGAAGTCCGCAAAGTGACCCACATTGCGCCACCGGACGATGAAGGCAACATCATTGGATCACCGGTGTCGCAGGAAGGTGTCATTGATTATCCGCTGAAAAAACTGGGTCTGTGTGCAGGCTTGTCAGACTGCCAGTACACCTCCACAACAGAAGTCTATCCGGACAGTCCGCTGGTGACGCCATCAGCGTGTAATGATGCTCAGGTGGCCGCCATTGTCGGCGCACTGGAATATATTATCCGCCAGCAATAA
- a CDS encoding AzlD domain-containing protein, with protein sequence MIWLTILAMALIVFASRYLFLAPGLPIRLNHQAQRFLSYASPAVLTAIWAPIVFVPEQSGLNLSWSNPYLIGALVSALIAWKTKNVLLTAVIGMAVFGGVSILM encoded by the coding sequence ATGATTTGGTTAACGATTCTTGCGATGGCTTTGATTGTTTTTGCCAGCCGGTATCTTTTTCTGGCACCGGGCCTGCCCATTCGGCTGAATCATCAGGCGCAACGTTTTTTAAGTTACGCCAGCCCGGCGGTTCTGACCGCGATCTGGGCGCCGATTGTGTTTGTACCCGAACAAAGCGGGTTAAATTTATCGTGGAGCAACCCCTATCTGATTGGGGCGCTGGTCTCGGCATTGATTGCCTGGAAAACGAAAAACGTGCTGTTGACCGCGGTGATAGGGATGGCTGTATTTGGTGGTGTATCGATACTGATGTGA
- a CDS encoding EamA family transporter, translating into MNFKDALLGLFVMLIWGINFSVIKLGVSQTDPMLMTAIRFTLATVPLIFFVKKPNVPWRYLISYGVIFGVGVWGVASWSITAGLSAGMASVLLQTNVIFGLLIGFLVFQDKITANKVIGALFAGCGLTLSLMATDGTITLQGVVLILISALSWSLVSTIVKKSGTTQAFAFSIWGMAFAPVPLLIFALSLHGTGIIAETIEGWNRYTTFSVLFQAYPTTVFGYWVWNRLLLKYPLSTVAPVNLTVSVFGLMGGALFYGEPVGALQILAASLILSGVLVILLNPGRQSLVRMVMRLRHRASSNASL; encoded by the coding sequence ATGAATTTCAAGGATGCTTTGCTGGGTCTGTTTGTCATGCTGATCTGGGGAATCAACTTTTCAGTCATCAAGTTAGGCGTCAGTCAGACCGATCCCATGTTGATGACGGCCATCCGCTTTACCTTAGCCACGGTGCCGCTGATCTTTTTTGTGAAAAAACCCAATGTGCCATGGCGGTATCTCATCAGTTATGGCGTGATTTTTGGTGTTGGTGTCTGGGGTGTAGCGTCCTGGTCGATTACGGCGGGGTTGTCCGCTGGCATGGCATCTGTGCTGCTGCAAACCAATGTCATCTTTGGCCTGCTGATCGGCTTTCTGGTGTTTCAGGACAAAATCACGGCCAATAAAGTCATCGGCGCACTGTTTGCAGGTTGCGGGCTCACACTCTCTCTGATGGCAACCGACGGCACAATCACGCTTCAGGGCGTTGTGCTGATCCTGATCTCTGCTTTGTCGTGGAGTCTGGTCAGCACCATTGTGAAAAAATCCGGCACCACGCAGGCGTTCGCGTTCAGTATCTGGGGCATGGCGTTTGCCCCCGTGCCGTTACTGATTTTTGCACTGTCCTTGCACGGCACGGGAATCATTGCGGAGACCATTGAGGGCTGGAACCGTTACACCACGTTTTCCGTTCTCTTTCAGGCCTATCCGACCACGGTGTTCGGCTACTGGGTCTGGAATCGCTTGCTGCTGAAATATCCGCTCAGTACCGTAGCCCCCGTGAATCTGACCGTGTCTGTTTTCGGGTTAATGGGTGGCGCCCTCTTCTATGGCGAGCCTGTCGGTGCGCTTCAGATTCTGGCTGCCAGCCTGATTTTGTCTGGCGTTCTGGTGATTTTACTGAATCCGGGCAGACAGTCGCTGGTCCGCATGGTGATGCGGCTGCGTCATCGCGCTTCCTCAAATGCTTCTCTCTGA
- a CDS encoding DUF3404 domain-containing protein, which yields MKGIGRLCFFLAMPVFAQPGSPVNMPEIQALWQQWTTQLSAVRSDRLIAQQQLNCYPQHLLLPESQYPDLTRYDWSELKLLYQIQRHCDVETAIPRDLHSASWLQAVAFERRLCRGEDFGGDWDEQWSALHPAGGSYADRYLAYLQQQPDLSQSHIFYRQHTGSLTLANPEHPLHQTFSGLSAAGQTAILGGYRYYLAKDGRLWRSHPQGIDVLEAEQWQPIAARVGLSVASTRQTAGQSCAMQYSNLCLSPVTQQRIWWQVVLMVLLVLASGMAVHLLLERRRTMKERQFILQLLTHELRTPVASLGFTVEQFRDQFDDLSTAAQDAFYRLSADFQRLSRLTETSQGFLSDQRQAMKETDAVLFSDWLTAVTESYSLDYELEGDRELALPYYWLGVCLDNLLRNAFIHGQPPVTLRASIESNRVWIEVCDQGQSPFRWSFARSPSVAGMGVGLMIVRRLMRRFGGRLIHRRHPTRYRLELPL from the coding sequence GTGAAAGGCATCGGACGCTTGTGTTTTTTTCTGGCGATGCCCGTATTTGCGCAGCCGGGCAGTCCGGTGAATATGCCGGAGATTCAGGCGTTGTGGCAGCAATGGACCACACAATTATCTGCAGTGCGAAGTGACCGCTTGATTGCGCAGCAACAATTGAACTGCTATCCCCAGCATTTGTTATTGCCGGAGAGTCAGTATCCGGATCTGACGCGATACGACTGGTCTGAACTGAAGTTACTTTATCAGATACAGCGGCATTGCGATGTTGAAACCGCCATACCGCGAGATCTGCACAGTGCGTCCTGGTTGCAAGCTGTGGCCTTTGAGCGTCGGCTGTGCCGGGGAGAAGACTTCGGCGGCGATTGGGACGAACAGTGGTCTGCACTGCATCCGGCTGGTGGCAGTTATGCCGATCGCTATCTGGCCTACCTTCAACAGCAGCCCGATCTCAGCCAATCCCATATTTTTTATCGTCAGCACACTGGCAGTCTGACACTCGCAAACCCTGAACATCCGTTGCATCAGACGTTTTCAGGTTTATCAGCAGCAGGACAAACTGCCATCTTGGGCGGCTATCGGTATTATCTGGCGAAAGACGGCCGCTTGTGGCGCAGTCATCCGCAGGGGATTGATGTACTGGAAGCCGAGCAGTGGCAGCCCATTGCTGCGAGGGTCGGTCTTTCTGTCGCGTCAACCCGTCAAACTGCGGGGCAATCCTGTGCCATGCAATACAGCAATTTGTGCCTGTCCCCTGTGACTCAGCAGCGCATCTGGTGGCAGGTTGTGTTGATGGTGTTACTTGTACTGGCATCTGGGATGGCGGTGCATTTGTTGCTCGAGCGACGCCGTACGATGAAAGAACGTCAGTTTATTTTGCAGTTGCTGACGCATGAACTGAGAACGCCAGTGGCCAGTCTCGGCTTTACCGTGGAGCAGTTTCGTGATCAGTTTGATGATCTGAGCACAGCCGCGCAGGATGCCTTTTACCGGCTGTCGGCTGATTTTCAGCGTCTGTCCCGATTGACTGAAACGAGTCAGGGATTTCTGAGTGATCAGCGGCAAGCCATGAAAGAGACCGATGCGGTGCTGTTTTCAGACTGGCTGACCGCGGTCACTGAATCTTATTCTCTCGATTATGAACTGGAAGGGGACCGGGAACTCGCGTTGCCCTATTACTGGCTGGGCGTCTGTCTGGATAATCTGCTTCGCAATGCGTTCATTCATGGTCAGCCGCCCGTGACGTTGCGGGCAAGCATTGAATCAAATCGTGTGTGGATTGAAGTCTGTGATCAGGGACAGTCACCTTTCCGGTGGTCGTTCGCTCGCTCACCTTCTGTCGCGGGGATGGGCGTCGGACTGATGATTGTCCGGCGTTTGATGCGCCGGTTCGGCGGACGGCTGATCCATCGCCGCCATCCGACACGTTATCGTCTGGAGTTACCGTTATGA
- a CDS encoding response regulator transcription factor yields MSHILLVEDDALLGEGLSDFLREQGFTCRWVRRLTEVEPCWYQADLVVLDRQMPEGDSVSWLPGWLTKKALPVILLTAKTEIEQRVEGLGAGAKDYVIKPFAHQELLARIQAQLRPLGEVEIRYKDLVVSLSGQRVKHGEVTVSLKPKEFQLLALLIQNQNRVYHRDELLNRVWGFQAFPSTRTVDNHILHLRQKLPSLDIETVRSVGYRLKGTDS; encoded by the coding sequence ATGAGCCACATTTTGCTGGTGGAAGATGATGCCCTGCTAGGCGAGGGTCTGTCGGATTTTTTGCGTGAGCAGGGATTCACCTGTCGCTGGGTCCGGCGTCTGACTGAGGTTGAACCATGCTGGTATCAGGCTGATCTGGTCGTTCTTGACCGTCAGATGCCGGAAGGTGACAGTGTCAGCTGGTTGCCGGGTTGGCTGACGAAAAAAGCGTTACCGGTGATTCTGCTGACCGCAAAAACAGAGATTGAGCAAAGAGTGGAAGGCTTGGGCGCAGGTGCGAAAGATTATGTCATCAAACCGTTTGCTCACCAGGAACTTCTGGCCCGGATACAGGCGCAACTTCGGCCTTTGGGGGAAGTGGAAATCCGATATAAAGATTTGGTTGTGAGCCTGTCTGGTCAGCGGGTCAAACATGGGGAAGTCACCGTGTCGCTGAAACCCAAAGAGTTCCAGTTGCTGGCCTTGCTGATACAAAATCAGAACCGGGTGTATCACCGGGACGAGCTGCTCAATCGAGTTTGGGGTTTTCAGGCCTTTCCGTCCACCCGGACTGTCGATAATCACATTCTGCACCTGCGTCAGAAACTGCCTTCGCTGGACATTGAAACGGTCCGCAGTGTCGGCTACCGCCTGAAAGGAACAGACTCATGA